The window GGAGGTCAACAAGCCGTTGCGTTATCGCGGTGCGGGGAGGCGGCCGGGAATCAACGAATGGTCCGGCGGCGTGCGTCTCCGAAGGACACCATCTGCGCTGGCGGTGGAATGAAGCTGCAGTGAGAATAGTAGATGTTTGATGCGGATGAACACAACCGGATAAACGAAAAATATATCAAAACGGGGGCGACAGGATCGCTCCCGTTTTGATATATTGGGCTATATATCTACGATGGGAGGCATGCTTGTATGAAACACTCGCCGCCTAGGTCCTGTCAGCCCCAATATTCAAACATTGATCCTCCGGCGACCGGTCCGAGGCCAAGCTCCAAAGATACGGCGGACATGACGGTAGCCATCGTCTTGCCGCGGCGGTCCAGCGGGATATAATGCGTGAACAGCAACAGCGGTCCAAGTCATACGCATAGGTTCTTGTTTAAAACATAGAGTTATGTAGCAGTGCACACCTTAACGCATCTTTGCAAAATAGCTGCGCAGTGCCCAGCCGCGTTCCTGGCGTTTTTTGTATTTCGGGAGGGTGCGGTAGATTGCCGTGGATTCCTCAAAAGCCCGTTTGGCATCCTCATTCCTGCCGAGTGCCTTATACATAGAGCCGGCAAGGTAGTAGGCTTCACTGGATGAAGACTGAATCTCTTGAAATTGGCTCACGTAGTACAGCGCTTTGTCCTGATCTACACCACGGAATGTCTCCGCGAGCTGAAGATAAGGCTGGCCGTATCGTGCTCTGCGGTTGATCTCAAGTCCCTGCAGCATCTGAGCCTCACCTTCCGGCATCAGACCTAGCTTCAGATTCACGTATCCGAGCTCCACCCAATATTCGGCGGATTGTTCATACCGGTCTGTGATCTGCAGGAGAAGATCTTTGGATTCGTTGTACCGCTTGCGTTCAACAAGCAGACGGGCCAGTTCGAATTTGGCAGAAACATCGTTGGGATTAAGCGAAATGGTGGTCCGCAGTCTGGATATTTGCCGGCTCCTCCGGAAAGGTCTGGTGATGCTGGGGAAGATGCCGACGTAACGGCGGTCCAGGAAATACAGAATCACCAGCAAAATGATCAAGGCAAGAAAAGGATTGCCCACCAGACGGATTAGAAGTAAAAAGCCCAAGATTTTAAACATGAATTCCCTCCGTTAAAATGGTAACTCCGGATTGGCATTTCGATTACTATCGAACTGCAGAGCAGGGTAATTATACCATATTCCTGCAATATTCCACGATGTCATTTCTGAACGAAGACGCTTTATATTCTATTTAATGAAAGAGGGATAAGAGATGAGTACAGTGACATCACCAATCGAATTACGTAAGCTAGGACAATCGGATCTGGAGGTTTCACCGCTGGGCCTCGGATGCTGGCAATTTAGCCGGGGGAGCGGAATTGTAGGGAAGTACTGGAGTAATCTTGAGGATGCGGATATCCTCGAGATTGTGCGGGCGAGTCTGGAGGGCGGCATGAACTGGGTGGATACAGCTGAAATATACGGGGGCGGCAAATCGGAACAGGCGCTTGCCTATGTGCTGGATCAGCTGAAGCGCGAAGGCAGCATCCATGCCACACCGCTGATTGCCACCAAGTGGTGGCCGATGTTCCGCACCGCGGGGTCGATCACCTCTACCATTGATGAACGTATCCGCTGTCTGGGCGGACGTAATATTGATTTATATCAGATTCACCAGCCCTTTTCGTTATCTTCTATCGCCAGTGAGATGAAGGCGATGGCCGGTTTAGTTAAAGCAGGCAAAATCCGTTATGTTGGCGTAAGCAATTATTCGGCCAAACAGATGACGGAAGCACACCACCTGCTGCAGCAATACGGCTTGTCGTTAGTCTCGAACCAAGTGAAATACAATCTGCTGCACCGCAATATTGACCGGAACGGCACGATGGCAGCCGCTAAGGAGCTCGGTATTTCAATTATTGCCTATTCCCCGTTACAGCAGGGCATTCTGACCGGTCGATTCCATAATGACCCCGCACAGATCCGTGCGGTATCCCGCCTGCGGAGGATGCAATCCGGCCTCGATGAGAAGAGCCTGGCCCGCAGCAAGCCACTGATTGATCTTCTTGCCGTCTTTGCCGAAAAATATGGAGTTACACCGGGCCAGATTGCCCTAAACTGGTTAATCTATTATCACGGCGATACGGTGGTTGCTATACCCGGCGCTTCTAAGGTCCGTCACGCCCGGGAGAATATCGGAGCCATGAGCTTCCGGCTGGACAAGCAGGAGCTGGAACAATTGAATGAAGCCTCCTGGGCGGCTTTGAAATAGAATTTATTATAGCTTTGGACCGGATAAACGGTCTGAAGCTTTTTTTATGTGGGAATGCAAAAAAAATGCAAAAAAACTGTTTAGGATTGGAAGCGCGGGGTTAAATAAGGGATAAGAAATTGCGCAACCACGAAAATGGGTGCAGATTACGGAAGGAGGCTGAACCATTATGAGTATGACAGTACATAATCTTATGGCTTTCAATCATCAGTTTTTTAGACCTCAACCTGTCATCGAGCCCAAGCAGTCCAGAACAGATGAGAAGACGCAGAGCTTCCAGGATATCCTTAACGAGAAGCTGAAGGTCCAGAATCAGATGAAGCGGTAGCCTGGAGAACAACAAAGCAATTATCGCAGAATATTCATGAAATTGAATAGAAGCCGGACATTTGGCCAAATAGGGCTATGTGTCCGGCTTCTTTGTGTTTCTGTAGACTTCGGGGAAGGGAATTCAACGGCAGTTTCTTGGCATCTGTTGAACAGGCAGAGGGGGAGTCTTACCGTTTGCTCCGGACCCTCTGTGACTTGCGCAGCTTCGGCTCGGCTCCCGGGGGTTGCTTGCTTATCCACTTCAAATATGCAGCAATCTGCTGGTCCTGCCGCAGGGCCTGGAGGGTGGTCAGGTGCATCCGGACAAGATCGGAATTGGTATAAAGCGCATGTATCTGCCGGTGGCAGGCTTTACAGAGCAGCGCAGTGGGCTGCATTGCGCCTCCTTTTTCCCGGGGAACGAGATGATGGACCGTAGTAGCCAGCGGTGAACGTCCGCACAATTCACAGGTGCCTGCAGCCTGTCCCTTCATAGTCTAAGGTCTGACCTCGAAGAACTGGCAGGTCCGGCGGGAATAATAAGTTAAGTCGCTTACCCGCGACTGAATAACTACGTCCGAATCCGTGAAACGGACAACGGTTGCCCCCGAATTCACCAGATGATCATCCTCAAAGACCCGGACAGGCAGTTTATGGTCAATCGCTTCCTGTAAATCGCTGTCGGTCATAAGCGGGCGGTTGATAGGCATGAGAGCACTCTCCTTTTAGCGGCAAATAATAGCTGGAAATACAACCAGTATACCTGCGGAGGAGGGATAAATCCAATCCGTTAGCCCAAAACAATAGCTGTCTGCAGTGTAAACGTAATCACATTTGAACGTAATCGTAAGTATTTCCACCTCAAATCGGAAGTTTGACTCCTCAAAAAATGATTTCTCCTACGTTACACTAAGTCTTGTAAGAGAAACCTTTGAAAGGGGTACAAAGGAATGAAAAAAGTAAAGCACCTGGCGCTGACGCTTGCGTCCATCATGCTTGTAGGTTCACTTGCAGCATGCGGAGGCAACAACAACGCAGGAAACAATGCTACGAAAGAGAATACGGGTAACAACGCAGCAAGCACTAATGCACCGGCAACAGAAGAAGCAAGCGCAGAGCCGGCTGAGAAAGTGGAGCTTTCGTTCTGGACACTCGGTAACGTCAACTATGAAGAGCTGGCGAACGAGTACACGAAGGAGCACCCGAACGTTACGATCAAAATTCAGAATACCGGTGACCAGACGGCACACCACAACAATCTGACGACTGCATTGTCTGCCGGTTCAGGCGCACCTGATATTTTCCAGCTTGAAATCGGTTTCATGGAGCGCTTTATCAGTGCTCAGGACAAATTTTATAACTTGAACGATCTGGGCGCCAAAGACATTCAGGCCAACTATCTGGACTGGAAATGGAAGCAGGCTTCCTCCATCGACGGCAGCTTCCAGCTTGGTCTTCCGACAGATATCGGCCCTACCGTTGTATACTATCGTACCGATCTGGCTGAAGCAGCCGGTCTGCCAAGCGATCCGGAAGGATTCAGCGCAGCTATCGACACTTGGGACAAATTCGCGGCTGTAGCCAAAGCATACAAAGACAAAACCGGCAAATATTTCTCCGATTTGACCGATCTTACGTATAACGCACTGCGCGACCAGTCTGCAGATGAAATCTACTTCAGC of the Paenibacillus pedocola genome contains:
- a CDS encoding HNH endonuclease; this encodes MKGQAAGTCELCGRSPLATTVHHLVPREKGGAMQPTALLCKACHRQIHALYTNSDLVRMHLTTLQALRQDQQIAAYLKWISKQPPGAEPKLRKSQRVRSKR
- a CDS encoding tetratricopeptide repeat protein codes for the protein MFKILGFLLLIRLVGNPFLALIILLVILYFLDRRYVGIFPSITRPFRRSRQISRLRTTISLNPNDVSAKFELARLLVERKRYNESKDLLLQITDRYEQSAEYWVELGYVNLKLGLMPEGEAQMLQGLEINRRARYGQPYLQLAETFRGVDQDKALYYVSQFQEIQSSSSEAYYLAGSMYKALGRNEDAKRAFEESTAIYRTLPKYKKRQERGWALRSYFAKMR
- a CDS encoding aldo/keto reductase — protein: MSTVTSPIELRKLGQSDLEVSPLGLGCWQFSRGSGIVGKYWSNLEDADILEIVRASLEGGMNWVDTAEIYGGGKSEQALAYVLDQLKREGSIHATPLIATKWWPMFRTAGSITSTIDERIRCLGGRNIDLYQIHQPFSLSSIASEMKAMAGLVKAGKIRYVGVSNYSAKQMTEAHHLLQQYGLSLVSNQVKYNLLHRNIDRNGTMAAAKELGISIIAYSPLQQGILTGRFHNDPAQIRAVSRLRRMQSGLDEKSLARSKPLIDLLAVFAEKYGVTPGQIALNWLIYYHGDTVVAIPGASKVRHARENIGAMSFRLDKQELEQLNEASWAALK
- a CDS encoding ABC transporter substrate-binding protein — its product is MKKVKHLALTLASIMLVGSLAACGGNNNAGNNATKENTGNNAASTNAPATEEASAEPAEKVELSFWTLGNVNYEELANEYTKEHPNVTIKIQNTGDQTAHHNNLTTALSAGSGAPDIFQLEIGFMERFISAQDKFYNLNDLGAKDIQANYLDWKWKQASSIDGSFQLGLPTDIGPTVVYYRTDLAEAAGLPSDPEGFSAAIDTWDKFAAVAKAYKDKTGKYFSDLTDLTYNALRDQSADEIYFSKADGKFIGDTNPQVKKAYDFTVKGIQEGWISNYLLWSPEWGQGMSDGSFAVVMGPAWMAGNIKSNAPDSSGKWKIAQLPEGAGNWGGSFITLPKEGKHPKEAYDFISWMVNKDNQLESFKTKGLMPSIPALYEDPAFVDFKDDFFGGQQTAVEFGKAANRVKPVYYGPLHDQTDTFFKNALKNVIEKKADPAKEWDDAVKQAKTLAERS